The sequence TGCAACCAAACAAGCAATGAAGCCTAGCCGCTGCGAGCTGGACGTGCTTGGAATGGCAGTAGCCTTGGGGCTTTGTAATCATCAACCTCTATGGGCATTGTACATCGACCAGGCTCAGGAGCCCTGATCACCATCTGGACCGCTTCGACATAGCCATCATCCACCATCTTCTTCTGGCCGTCGTCCTAACGATGGTGGTCAGCGCATACTCAAAAACTCGAGGTCTTCATAAGCAAGCAAGTTAGATACACCCCACTTAGTCCATAGAAGATTTCACATATGCATATGCATAGTACAATCACCATTCCTTGCATTGCCATCGATCATGAACGAAGGGAATAAGAAGAAACGTAAGGGAGtatttttcttcttgttttccgAAAGATCCCAAAACGCCCAGCATCCTGTGCACTGCACGGCCGCGAATTGGCATCTCCCAGCAAGTTCGGCGCTAGTCGGTGTGGTCTATATAAAGCGGACTCGCCCCTTTGCTCCTCCTTCCCCACCCTTTCGCCTAGTGCCCCTAGGCCGGCCTCCGGGCTCGAACCCACTGCTCTAACAAATAATAAATCCGCGTACAAATCTACCCCCACTGACCCAGATCATCCTCATCCCCATCCGCCCCCGCCGCCGATCCGCGCCACAATTCACATCTGACTTCCCCCAATTTATTTTGCTTCGATTCGATTCTCTTGGTTCGTTCGTAGGGGCTAGGGTTGGGAGCCGATCGCGCGCCGCCGGAGCCGATCGATAGGGTTAGGGTTAGAGGGGGGAGGGGCTGAGATGGAGAAGAAGAAGGCGGCGGTGCCGCTTGTCTGCCACGGCCACTCGCGGCCGGTCGTCGACCTGTTCTACAGCCCCGTCACGCCCGACGGCTACTTCCTCATCAGCGCCAGCAAGGGTAAGCCATCCGCCCTCTCGCCCGCTCTAGCCGTGGCTTGCGATGCGTGGGCAACAGTTAGTTGTGTGATTCTATTGCGCAGTGGAATGGATAATACGTTCGCTCCTGTGCTTTTGATGAGACGAATTCTGTTTTGGCGGATGAGTAATGGCCAGTGCCGTGGGTTCTATCGGGATTTAATGTTTCATTTAGTTATCTCAGTGCGATTGATTGTCCAGTTAAAGGTGGTTTGTACCAATTTGAATGGTAAGGTTATCGAATGTATTGATATTCTATAGTTTGTAATTTGGGTGGTAAGTAGGACGGCTATTGCTTTCCTTGATCATGTGAACTTGAAATGTTTGAGATAAGCTAGTAGGGATTATGGTTACCTAATGTGTTGATATTTTGTAATTTTGGTAAGTAGGATGACTACTGCATCCCACAATCATGTGAACTTGGATATTTGAGATAGGAAGGGTGGAATGTAACGAGATATCTCAACAGTTTATTACCCCGATGGTATATTTATTGCTTTCATTTAGTGTATCTTGTGTTTGTTTGTTGCCACGTAGTGCAGTTTTTACCATGTAGGTCTGATTTGGAGGACTAAGCGTCTCAATGTACTCTTCATGTCACTCTTGTTCTAGTTGTGGCCTCTTAGTTTGTGACTCGTCTTAAATTATTTGTATGTTTTTAAGTCTTACGGCCACACTGCTAGTCAAGATATCTGTGAAGCAACAAATCCCTGCCCCACCAACCACACACAAGCTCACATGTGTACTTGTAGTCTCTGAGGCTAGATGCCAGATTTAAAGAATTAGTTTGGACCACCTACTTATCGATGGTTATTACATTGGACAGAATTATTCTGTTCCTGAATTGTCCGGACTCCAGGTATTTGCAGAAAGTAGTAAATTCAAGTCTGTTCAAACGAGGGTTTGTAATTGTGTGTTATACTCCCTCTTTATTTTTCATACACGCAATTAAGCTGTCACAGCTGTGATGGAGTCAGACCATACAAGTATGAAAGCCTTGCTTCCATAGCTAAAAGCAATATAAAAACACCAATATAAGCACAAACTAAAATGTAGGGGTAGCGACTCTTGAATAGTCGACCCTGCAGTTGCGACTAGTCACGACTCATCGACTAGTTGACGCGTTGTTGAGTCGACTTCTTTTTACGACTCACCGACTAGTCGACGACTCAAAAACAGTGCTATGAGGACAGGTATAAAACAGTAAATTATGGATAACTGTACATAGATTATTGAACATCTATTTTGTGCATTGATCTGGTTGTGCATTTTGATGTCTCAAACTTGTACTGCTGCAAAATCTATGTACACTGAACAGTGTTAGATTCAAAACAAATATTCCCATATATTTGACAAAAGAGGGACCGGATCTGCATCTATTTCCATCTCTAGCAGATGTCATCCCATTTGTTTTTATGTAAATACATGTATCTTCTAGATTTACAATTATTTTAATTTTGAATTAATAAGAGAATGATTAAAAGATGTTTTTTGTCTTTGAGTTGAACAATAACCAATACATGTATTTTGTTATAAGTATTAGGACATTGTAACATGAATGACAGAAGATTGTTTGTCTCTTAATTTTTGCTTGATATTAATATTACAAATACTGGAAAAGAGAGAAACATAAACTTTAAAGCATATCACTCGAGATTCTACCCTGTAGTAAACTTAAATATGTGTTAGAGAAATGTACTATCTTGTTTGATTGCTGGCTATCAAATATAGCTTATATTGTGTACTCCCCTTTGCAGACTCAAATCCAATGCTTCGTAATGGTGAGACTGGAGATTGGATTGGGACTTTCGAAGGTCATAAAGGTGCTGTTTGGAGCTGTTGCCTTGACACAAATGCTCTGCGTGCTGCCTCTGGTTCTGCAGACTTTTCAGCGTATGATTTTCTTATGCATTGTTTGGTTCCAGTTAGTTTAGTCATAAGTGGGAATACATCCTTACTGCTGTATCAATTGATGCTTATCCTTTTTTTTCTGTGTGTAATGCTTATGTGCTGGTGGTAGTATGTTCGCTCAGTTGTTTTGCCACCTCTCCGCTCCTTATCTTCTCCTGCAATGACAGTGTTCTTAGATAAAGGTGGCTGCTGGTGGCAGGGTTAGGATTAAGGTCCAATTTTTTATGGTTGGTTCACCAGGATCCTTGAGGCCTGGACTGTAGAATTACTAAATTAGGGTGGGGTGTTGATGGTGCTATCGGACGCGGAATTGGAGAGGGCAGTGTGCGGTGGTGGCGGGTCATATGTGAGCCAGTTAGGTTGAGTGGAGGCGGGGGTGGGAAAGAGGCTACCTACGTGGACGAAACACATGGATAACCACGACACTGGTTGGCCCAGTCAGCATGGCAGTGAAAGTAGGGGCAAGATGAGAAAGTGTTGATGGCTAGTAGTGGTGCACTAATGTGTGTCTGGTACCGCAATAACTGCATGTTTTCTTGCATCTTGATTTGGAATGTTGCAAAGTTATTTAACCATATTCCACTTATAGCCATTAAACTGCACATGGTTTGCTAATTTCGTAATCTTGTCCACTGTTGGCTGCATTTATGGTAAAAAGGCCCAAAGAATCAAACAGCACACAGCATAGTAAAGTATTGTACTACTTAAGTCTACTTCGAAATTAATGGGCATTCATAATTAGGTCAATGTGCATATACATAAATCACAGATTGTTCTCTTAAATTTCTTCTGTTGTAAATATATATTCTAGATGCAAAACCAGGGCTTAGTACAAAATGGATTCAATGAAAGATCTGTTGCAAGTGTGCGCAGGACAATAAGAACAAGCATGTTTGCAAGAAATAATGCTAATCAGCAAGCATCATATAGTTCTCTGATGTTAATACTCATAGATTGCCCCATATTCATATTTCTGAGTTTAGCCTGCTGTTTTCATAGACATATATCCATTGACACCTCCGTTTTCTTTTCTTCTCAGTAAAGTATGGGATGCACTAACAGGCGATGAACTACATTCATTTGAACACAAGCATATAGTCCGTGCATGTGCCTTTTCTAAGGTATTGCTTGTTCAAACTGATGCCCTGCCCCTTTTCGTTCCTAATGTTGATGGTTATAGCACTTTCATGGTCTACTAAATTTTAGCCTGATCTAATATAATTTTTCATTCCTGCCTAAAATATATTAGCTATCAAAAGCAAACATTGGTTTCTGAAATCTGGACCATTTTACATGCTTTAGTCGATTGTTGTTGTCTTTCATGAGCAGTTTTTAACCTAATTAAATTGCAAATGTCACTGCAGGACACCCACCTGTTGCTTACTGGAGGTATGGAAAAGATTTTGCGTGTATACGATTTGAACAAACCAGATGTTGCTCCGAAAGAACTTGACAAATCACCTGGTTCTGTCCGAACTGTTGCTTGGCTTCATAATGACCAAACTATACTGAGTTCCTGCACTGATACGGGTGGAGTAAGGTGTGTTTGTGTGTCTGTGGAGGAAATGCCTCTATTTTGGTATCCTA comes from Triticum aestivum cultivar Chinese Spring chromosome 5B, IWGSC CS RefSeq v2.1, whole genome shotgun sequence and encodes:
- the LOC123111831 gene encoding serine-threonine kinase receptor-associated protein, whose translation is MEKKKAAVPLVCHGHSRPVVDLFYSPVTPDGYFLISASKDSNPMLRNGETGDWIGTFEGHKGAVWSCCLDTNALRAASGSADFSAKVWDALTGDELHSFEHKHIVRACAFSKDTHLLLTGGMEKILRVYDLNKPDVAPKELDKSPGSVRTVAWLHNDQTILSSCTDTGGVRLWDVRSEKIVQTLETKGPVTSAEVSQDGRFITTADGSSVKFWDANHFGLVKSYDMSFTVESASLEPKSGSKFIAGGEDMWVHVFDFLTGEEITCNKGHHGPVHCVRFAPGGESYASGSEDGTIRIWQLSPANADAEEAVDTNGKPKAGVEEIACKVEGFQIAKEGKAEE